A single region of the Changchengzhania lutea genome encodes:
- a CDS encoding ISAon1 family transposase N-terminal region protein — protein MDISIDLLKLILPELLITHFDITNHEVENGVLHFYFEEKKESPKEENERILIAHGFHKEIAIQDFPLRGKNVYLHIKRRRWLDETTKRVAQRDWNLVAQGTRMTIEFAAFLKVLSQYQS, from the coding sequence TTGGATATATCAATAGACCTACTGAAATTAATTTTACCTGAATTATTAATTACGCATTTCGATATTACAAATCACGAAGTAGAAAATGGTGTTCTACATTTTTACTTTGAAGAGAAAAAGGAGTCGCCCAAAGAAGAGAATGAGCGTATTTTGATAGCACACGGTTTCCATAAAGAGATTGCAATTCAAGATTTTCCACTCAGAGGAAAGAACGTTTATCTCCACATTAAACGCCGTCGTTGGCTTGATGAAACCACTAAAAGGGTAGCTCAAAGAGATTGGAATTTAGTAGCACAGGGAACCCGGATGACCATCGAGTTCGCTGCTTTTTTAAAAGTACTTAGTCAATACCAAAGCTAA
- a CDS encoding transposase — protein MGKHLSIDETALSKGELYTIITNKKAKGKKGAIVAIMAGTKVEPIVEQLLKIPKSKRNKVKEITLDMANSMKFIAKKCFPKAIQVTDRFHVQKLALEALQENEVLLSSIAERVNRMKSQKW, from the coding sequence ATGGGCAAGCATTTATCTATTGACGAGACAGCCTTGTCCAAAGGCGAACTCTATACTATTATCACTAATAAAAAGGCGAAAGGCAAGAAAGGTGCTATTGTTGCTATTATGGCAGGTACTAAGGTAGAACCTATTGTCGAGCAACTTCTTAAAATTCCTAAATCTAAAAGAAACAAGGTCAAAGAAATTACTTTAGATATGGCTAATTCCATGAAGTTCATTGCCAAAAAATGTTTCCCTAAAGCCATACAGGTAACAGACCGTTTTCATGTACAAAAACTTGCTCTTGAAGCTTTACAGGAAAATGAAGTGCTCCTTTCCAGCATAGCGGAAAGAGTTAACAGAATGAAAAGTCAAAAGTGGTGA
- a CDS encoding tetratricopeptide repeat protein has protein sequence MKLNLTFTNINKLIVCFLIITSLSCQKEQKYEAVSNNGVFVPTSEIPDSHFLGVSKCEACHKEQFKDWQGSHHDKAMQLADSTSVLGGFNDEKFISQGVTSHFYKKEGGFYVNTEGPDGINHDYKIEYTFGVTPLQQYIVKFPDGHYQCLRTAWDTLKNKWFDLYPNFKVVHSEWLHWSRGGLNWNTMCSDCHSTNVRKNYDFNTHSYDTKYAIINVSCEACHGPGKQHVEDVKRLGNKYASTGTLHMTLNTAPKELVDQCARCHMRREQFSGAFNFEGTMLDHYFPQLIEDPQYYPDGQILDEDYVYGSFVQSKMYKNDVACNNCHNSHSLKLKFKGNALCTQCHVPEKFNAPKHHFHEMGTDGAQCINCHMPGKYYMGNDFRRDHSFRVPRPDLSLKYKTPNACAGCHKKDDEWAWEAFQKLFGTVDSIHFSDKLTPGITRQPNAHTGLLELINDKAQVEIARASAVKALSNYNPENFIDDYLTWLNDKSTLVRGATVDVLSDTNNKGYMNSFLPLLKDSKRSVRIKVFYGLSGLSETQVPDQYKGVYQKVKKEFFTHLNTNSDFVGGRIKRANYYLKQGNIEKGIEGYESALAIDNINNNARLTLANLYYQNKNYKKAEEAFKKVIIQEPEYGPTYYSLALLYAELDRTDGAIELLEKAVEKMPDNIRVYYNLSLLYDKKKDHKNAESSLVKGLKIDVNNESILYALAYHYSKYDQVEKAKNIVIRLVQLYPNNNQYVGFLKQLNSKG, from the coding sequence ATGAAGCTTAATTTAACATTTACCAATATTAATAAACTGATTGTTTGTTTTTTAATAATAACTTCTTTGTCATGCCAAAAGGAACAAAAGTATGAAGCGGTTTCGAACAATGGTGTTTTTGTGCCAACCAGTGAAATTCCCGACAGCCATTTTTTAGGAGTTTCAAAATGTGAAGCATGCCACAAAGAGCAATTTAAAGACTGGCAAGGGTCGCACCATGATAAGGCCATGCAGTTGGCCGATAGTACTTCTGTTCTAGGGGGTTTTAATGATGAAAAATTTATAAGTCAAGGGGTAACCTCACATTTTTACAAAAAGGAAGGTGGCTTTTATGTCAATACCGAAGGACCTGACGGAATAAATCACGATTATAAAATAGAGTATACTTTCGGAGTAACACCGTTACAGCAATATATTGTAAAATTTCCTGATGGGCATTATCAGTGTTTAAGAACTGCCTGGGATACTTTGAAAAATAAATGGTTCGATCTGTACCCCAATTTTAAAGTGGTGCATTCCGAGTGGCTGCATTGGTCCAGGGGCGGACTGAACTGGAATACCATGTGTTCCGATTGCCATTCCACAAATGTCAGGAAAAATTACGATTTCAATACGCATAGTTACGACACTAAATATGCCATAATCAATGTAAGCTGCGAAGCTTGCCATGGTCCGGGTAAACAGCACGTTGAAGATGTAAAAAGATTAGGAAATAAATATGCGTCTACGGGCACCCTGCACATGACCTTAAATACGGCACCCAAAGAGTTGGTTGACCAGTGTGCACGTTGCCATATGCGCAGGGAGCAATTTTCGGGAGCATTTAATTTTGAAGGCACCATGCTAGATCATTATTTTCCGCAATTAATTGAAGATCCACAGTATTATCCAGATGGGCAAATTCTAGATGAAGATTACGTTTATGGATCTTTTGTTCAAAGTAAAATGTACAAAAATGATGTGGCGTGTAACAATTGCCATAATTCACATTCTTTAAAGTTGAAATTTAAGGGCAATGCATTATGTACGCAATGTCACGTACCAGAAAAATTTAATGCCCCAAAGCATCATTTTCATGAAATGGGAACAGACGGTGCCCAATGCATCAATTGCCACATGCCCGGAAAATATTATATGGGCAATGATTTTAGACGTGACCATAGTTTTAGAGTGCCAAGACCAGACCTTAGTTTAAAATACAAAACGCCCAATGCTTGTGCTGGGTGTCATAAAAAAGATGATGAATGGGCATGGGAAGCGTTTCAAAAGTTATTTGGAACCGTTGATTCGATTCATTTTTCTGATAAATTGACCCCTGGAATTACGAGGCAACCAAATGCACATACAGGATTATTGGAACTTATAAATGATAAGGCACAAGTAGAAATAGCGAGAGCTTCAGCCGTAAAAGCGTTGTCCAATTACAATCCTGAAAATTTTATTGATGACTACTTAACTTGGCTGAACGACAAATCGACTTTGGTCAGGGGAGCCACTGTAGATGTTTTAAGTGATACTAACAATAAGGGTTATATGAACTCATTTTTACCACTCTTAAAAGATTCTAAAAGAAGTGTGCGCATTAAGGTGTTTTACGGGTTAAGTGGTTTAAGTGAAACTCAAGTTCCAGATCAGTATAAAGGAGTCTATCAAAAAGTAAAGAAAGAATTTTTCACGCACTTAAATACCAATTCAGATTTTGTAGGTGGCCGCATTAAAAGAGCTAACTACTATTTAAAACAAGGAAATATTGAAAAAGGTATTGAAGGCTATGAAAGTGCTTTGGCAATAGACAACATTAATAACAACGCAAGATTGACATTGGCTAATTTATATTACCAAAATAAAAACTATAAGAAAGCAGAGGAAGCCTTTAAAAAGGTAATCATACAAGAACCTGAATACGGACCAACGTACTATTCATTAGCTTTGCTATACGCCGAGTTGGATAGAACCGATGGTGCCATTGAACTATTAGAAAAAGCAGTAGAGAAAATGCCCGATAATATTAGGGTTTATTATAATTTAAGTCTACTCTATGATAAGAAAAAAGACCATAAAAATGCTGAAAGCAGCCTCGTTAAAGGCTTAAAAATTGATGTAAACAACGAAAGTATATTATATGCGCTAGCTTATCATTATTCTAAATATGACCAAGTAGAAAAGGCTAAGAATATAGTTATTAGGTTGGTTCAGTTGTACCCAAACAACAATCAATATGTTGGTTTTTTAAAGCAATTGAATTCAAAAGGTTAG
- a CDS encoding sodium/sugar symporter: protein MTSNFEFWDYFVFIAYAVLILGVGLWVSRDKKGHQKNAEDYFLASKSLPWWAIGASLIAANISAEQFIGMSGSGFASGLAIASYEWMAAITLIIVGKYFLPIFIEKGLYTIPEFVEKRFSTNLKTILAVFWIALYVFVNLTTVLYLGALALETIMGIPMMYGILGLALFAAAYSLYGGLSAVAWTDVIQVIFLVFGGLITTYLALDTLSDGAGFMAGLNIVYETVPERFAMILDKSNPEFNNLPGIGVLVGGMWVANLYYWGFNQYIIQRTLAAKSLKEAQKGILFAAFLKLIIPLIVVIPGIAAYVMINDPEIMARLGDVALNNIPSLEQADKAYPWLLQFLPVGLKGVAFAALAAAIVSSLASMLNSTSTIFTMDIYKQYINKNANDKATVNMGRISASVALLIACIMAPLLGGIDQAFQFIQEYTGVVSPGILAVFLLGLFWKKTTNKAAIVGALVSIPIAMYFKVAPKGWSTSSWFVDVPFMDQMGYTALLTMIVIAAVSYLQHKGADDQKGIEITKGLFKTSPLFNIGAFSVMLILVALYSVFWN from the coding sequence ATGACATCAAATTTTGAATTTTGGGATTACTTTGTTTTTATTGCTTATGCGGTATTAATATTAGGTGTAGGGCTTTGGGTTTCCAGAGATAAAAAAGGTCATCAAAAAAATGCTGAAGATTACTTTTTAGCAAGTAAATCATTGCCATGGTGGGCCATAGGAGCATCCTTAATAGCTGCAAATATTTCCGCAGAACAATTTATAGGCATGTCCGGTTCAGGGTTTGCCTCGGGATTAGCTATCGCCTCTTATGAGTGGATGGCAGCTATTACATTAATAATTGTTGGAAAATATTTTTTACCTATTTTTATTGAGAAGGGCTTATATACCATTCCAGAATTTGTTGAAAAACGATTCTCTACCAATTTAAAAACCATATTGGCCGTATTTTGGATTGCTTTATATGTGTTTGTAAACCTTACCACGGTCTTGTACTTAGGAGCCTTAGCACTGGAAACTATCATGGGGATTCCTATGATGTATGGTATTTTAGGATTAGCATTGTTCGCAGCGGCATACTCGCTTTATGGAGGCTTGTCGGCAGTAGCATGGACAGATGTTATTCAAGTCATCTTTTTAGTTTTTGGAGGATTGATAACAACATATTTAGCATTAGATACATTGTCTGATGGAGCAGGTTTCATGGCTGGGTTAAATATTGTTTATGAAACTGTTCCAGAACGTTTTGCTATGATATTGGATAAGTCTAATCCAGAATTCAATAATCTTCCAGGTATTGGGGTTCTAGTAGGAGGTATGTGGGTAGCAAACCTTTATTATTGGGGTTTTAACCAATACATTATACAAAGAACCTTGGCTGCCAAATCATTAAAAGAAGCACAAAAAGGAATCTTGTTTGCAGCGTTTTTAAAATTAATTATTCCTTTAATTGTGGTAATACCGGGTATTGCTGCGTATGTCATGATTAACGACCCTGAGATTATGGCAAGATTAGGAGATGTAGCCTTAAACAATATCCCATCTTTAGAACAAGCAGATAAGGCATATCCTTGGTTGTTGCAATTTTTACCAGTTGGTTTAAAAGGCGTAGCTTTTGCAGCCTTAGCAGCAGCCATTGTGTCGTCTCTAGCGTCTATGTTAAATTCTACGTCAACCATTTTCACTATGGATATTTATAAACAATATATTAATAAAAATGCCAATGATAAGGCTACGGTAAATATGGGTCGAATATCGGCTAGTGTTGCTTTGCTAATAGCTTGTATTATGGCCCCTTTATTAGGCGGTATTGATCAAGCTTTTCAGTTTATACAAGAGTATACAGGAGTTGTAAGCCCGGGAATCTTGGCAGTCTTTTTGTTAGGTTTATTCTGGAAGAAAACAACAAACAAAGCGGCCATTGTAGGTGCTTTGGTATCAATACCAATAGCTATGTATTTTAAGGTTGCTCCAAAAGGATGGTCAACATCGTCATGGTTTGTAGATGTTCCTTTTATGGATCAAATGGGGTATACAGCGCTATTGACAATGATTGTTATAGCGGCCGTAAGTTATCTTCAACATAAAGGTGCTGATGACCAAAAAGGCATTGAAATAACCAAAGGCTTATTTAAAACAAGTCCATTGTTTAATATAGGAGCTTTCTCCGTTATGCTAATTTTGGTAGCTCTATATAGCGTTTTTTGGAATTAA
- a CDS encoding UDP-glucose--hexose-1-phosphate uridylyltransferase, whose product MNTDLQDYSHKRLNILTGEWVLVSPHRAKRPWQGQNEAVSKEVRPNYDESCYLCAGNTRINGEQNPKYEDVFVFTNDFAALQNDSKQFEVREGLLEAHSEQGICKVICFSPDHSKSLADMHPKDITKVVEAWQSEYRSLGANSNINYVQIFENKGAVMGCSNPHPHGQIWSQSTLPNEVDKKNTQQLKYYIKNKRSLLADYLSQELEKQERIIFENDAFVVLVPFWAIWPFETMIVPKRTQKSILEMTNAEVDLFAEAISVITKAYDKLFNTSFPYSSGIHQAPTNGQDNNHWHWHMSFYPPLLRSATVKKFMVGYEMFGSPQRDITAEIATKMLKELI is encoded by the coding sequence ATGAATACAGATTTACAAGATTACTCTCATAAACGCTTAAACATATTGACAGGAGAATGGGTGTTGGTGTCGCCACATCGTGCTAAACGACCTTGGCAAGGACAAAATGAAGCCGTTTCAAAAGAGGTAAGACCAAATTATGATGAAAGTTGCTATTTATGTGCAGGCAATACAAGAATTAATGGAGAACAAAATCCAAAATACGAGGACGTGTTTGTCTTTACCAATGATTTTGCAGCCTTGCAAAATGACTCAAAACAATTTGAAGTAAGGGAAGGTCTACTTGAAGCCCACAGTGAACAAGGAATTTGCAAAGTGATTTGCTTTAGCCCAGACCACTCCAAAAGTTTGGCTGATATGCACCCTAAAGATATTACCAAAGTGGTTGAAGCATGGCAAAGTGAGTACAGATCTCTTGGAGCTAACTCTAATATCAATTATGTTCAGATATTTGAAAATAAAGGCGCTGTTATGGGCTGCAGTAATCCCCATCCCCATGGACAAATATGGAGTCAATCAACTTTGCCTAATGAAGTAGATAAAAAGAATACACAGCAATTAAAATATTATATAAAAAATAAGCGTAGTCTTTTAGCTGATTATTTGTCTCAAGAATTAGAAAAACAAGAACGTATTATTTTTGAAAATGACGCCTTTGTTGTACTGGTCCCATTTTGGGCTATTTGGCCATTTGAGACTATGATTGTGCCAAAACGAACCCAAAAAAGCATTTTAGAAATGACCAATGCCGAGGTCGATCTTTTTGCTGAAGCCATTTCGGTCATAACCAAAGCGTATGATAAATTGTTCAATACATCATTTCCATATTCCAGTGGTATTCATCAAGCTCCCACTAATGGACAAGACAATAACCACTGGCATTGGCATATGAGTTTTTATCCACCATTGTTAAGAAGTGCTACCGTTAAAAAATTCATGGTCGGCTATGAAATGTTTGGCTCTCCACAACGTGATATCACAGCAGAGATTGCAACTAAGATGCTTAAGGAATTAATTTAA
- the galK gene encoding galactokinase — MNTNLIHKIRTSFQETFKTEPLMIFSPGRINIIGEHTDYNDGFVFPAAVNKGIVAAIGKSDSKNSSIALAVDKNEIVKICLNDLKPSAEGSWQNYVLGVVAEIQNRSKTIGNFNIAFGGDIPGGAGMSSSAALENSVVFGLNELFDLGLSKEDMILISQKAEHNYVGVKCGIMDQYASMFGIENHALLLDCRTVKSKPFKIEFKDHELILINTNVKHSLSDSAYNDRRSVCESIASMLKVKALRDASEFDLESIKDKVSPENYQKALYVIQENERAVKASKAMEAGDLKTLGKLIYASHNGLQKQYKVSCNELDFLVEQAKLNGHVLGARMMGGGFGGCTINLIEKTETASFKAFVSEAYKNQFNKECSIYSVKLSNGTGIIQ, encoded by the coding sequence ATGAATACCAATTTAATACATAAAATAAGAACAAGTTTTCAGGAGACTTTTAAGACAGAACCATTAATGATATTTTCTCCTGGAAGGATCAATATCATTGGTGAACATACCGATTATAATGATGGTTTTGTATTTCCTGCAGCTGTAAATAAGGGCATTGTTGCCGCCATTGGGAAGAGTGATTCAAAAAATTCATCAATAGCCTTAGCTGTTGATAAAAATGAAATCGTAAAGATTTGTTTAAACGATTTAAAGCCATCTGCCGAAGGAAGCTGGCAAAATTATGTGTTAGGCGTTGTTGCCGAAATTCAAAACAGAAGTAAAACCATTGGTAATTTCAATATTGCTTTTGGAGGTGATATTCCTGGAGGCGCTGGCATGTCCTCATCTGCCGCTTTAGAAAATAGTGTCGTGTTTGGACTTAACGAATTGTTTGATCTAGGCTTATCAAAAGAAGATATGATTTTAATCTCGCAAAAGGCAGAGCATAATTATGTAGGTGTAAAATGTGGTATTATGGATCAGTATGCCAGTATGTTTGGTATTGAAAACCATGCCTTATTACTGGATTGCAGAACCGTAAAATCAAAACCTTTTAAAATAGAATTTAAGGACCATGAACTTATCTTGATCAATACCAATGTCAAGCACAGTTTATCAGATAGTGCTTATAATGACAGACGTTCTGTTTGTGAATCCATTGCAAGTATGCTTAAGGTAAAAGCCTTAAGAGATGCCAGTGAATTTGATCTAGAGTCTATAAAGGATAAAGTAAGCCCGGAAAACTATCAAAAAGCCTTATATGTCATACAGGAAAATGAACGTGCCGTTAAAGCATCAAAGGCCATGGAAGCAGGCGATTTAAAAACTTTAGGAAAGCTAATCTACGCCTCACATAACGGACTTCAAAAACAATATAAAGTAAGTTGTAATGAACTGGATTTTTTAGTAGAGCAGGCCAAATTAAATGGTCATGTATTGGGAGCCAGAATGATGGGTGGTGGTTTTGGCGGATGCACCATTAACCTGATTGAAAAAACAGAAACAGCATCATTTAAAGCATTTGTTTCAGAAGCTTATAAAAATCAATTTAATAAAGAATGTTCTATATATTCCGTTAAGCTTTCAAACGGTACGGGCATTATTCAATAA
- a CDS encoding aldose 1-epimerase — protein sequence MFRIKHHRDLNHLEVKNSENNLYAKIYLNEGGSLQELVLKNHHIIKNLSPLTYANTYASSILFPFANRIKDGIYEFKGNTYQFDINEKKLNNALHGLVYNKTFKLIDEKTTKAYAALKFVYHETQTTNGFPFTYSIYLEYVLTESTLDLNVEIKNTDSKAFPFTLGWHPYFLSSDLYNSSFIFDSNLKLKLDKRNITEGIIPNGYDGGLKIKDRFLDDCFMLDSNRVLFQTPDYNLAITSTEKDCFLQLYTPPHKNTIAIEPTTGVSDSFNNGIGLKVLQPDDTYHMSWNLKIDNN from the coding sequence ATGTTTAGAATTAAACACCATAGAGATTTAAACCATTTAGAAGTTAAAAATTCTGAAAATAACCTATATGCTAAAATTTATCTGAATGAGGGTGGAAGTCTGCAAGAGTTAGTTCTAAAGAATCATCATATAATAAAAAATTTAAGTCCTTTGACTTATGCCAACACCTATGCTTCCTCAATTTTATTTCCATTTGCGAATAGAATAAAGGATGGTATATATGAATTTAAAGGTAACACCTATCAATTTGATATTAATGAAAAGAAGCTAAACAATGCCCTACATGGCTTGGTTTATAATAAAACCTTTAAGCTTATTGATGAAAAGACTACTAAAGCATATGCCGCATTAAAGTTTGTATATCATGAAACACAAACGACCAATGGATTCCCTTTCACGTATTCCATTTATTTAGAGTATGTTTTGACAGAAAGCACGCTAGATTTAAATGTAGAAATAAAAAACACCGACTCTAAAGCATTTCCTTTTACATTAGGCTGGCATCCTTATTTTTTGAGCAGCGACCTGTATAACAGTTCATTTATTTTTGACTCTAATTTAAAACTAAAGCTAGATAAACGTAATATAACTGAAGGAATTATTCCTAACGGGTATGATGGTGGCCTTAAAATAAAAGACCGGTTCTTGGATGATTGTTTTATGTTAGACTCTAACCGTGTCTTATTTCAAACACCGGATTACAATCTAGCCATAACGTCCACTGAAAAAGATTGTTTTTTACAACTATATACGCCACCTCATAAAAATACTATAGCCATAGAGCCAACAACTGGCGTTTCAGATAGTTTTAATAATGGTATTGGTTTAAAAGTACTTCAGCCTGATGACACTTATCACATGAGTTGGAATCTGAAAATAGATAATAATTAA